The following coding sequences are from one Augochlora pura isolate Apur16 chromosome 6, APUR_v2.2.1, whole genome shotgun sequence window:
- the LOC144471710 gene encoding uncharacterized protein LOC144471710 isoform X2, producing the protein MLIIYVITVVFVYVIYIVVKLKIEEWFGRIRMDEFNSEENNLSDNESEMHNSTMIGEECAVEISDDSLEDTVENVKPSTNNLLQFQKSTDSISSDSDVEEVLFMPKSKLKDNGSMFRWDRKSTHLKQNINVEHSDLDSDNDRNQQVKKSKMSHETKLKPSTSKEDAAGPKVALNYERIISGITVKLPVKPYSCQIAVMHNLIQGCLKGVNCLLESPTGTGKTLALLCAALAWHDYFSEKFI; encoded by the exons ATgcttataatttatgtaattactGTAGTATTTGTATACGTGATTTACATTGTAGTTAAGTTAAAGATCGAAGAGTGGTTCGGAAGAATCAG AATGGACGAGTTTAACTCGGAAGAGAATAATTTGAGTGACAATGAGTCAGAGATGCATAATTCTACAATGATTGGAGAAGAATGCGCTGTGGAAATTAGTGATGATAGTCTAGAAGATACAGTAGAGAACGTAAAGCCTAGTACAAATAATCTGCTACAGTTTCAAAAGTCCACAGACAGCATCTCGTCCGACAGCGATGTGGAAGAGGTACTATTTATGCCCAAATCAAAGTTAAAGGATAATGGTTCGATGTTTAGGTGGGACAGGAAAAGTACACACTTGAAACAGAATATAAACGTAGAGCACAGTGATTTGGACAGTGATAATGATAGAAATCAACAAGTAAAGAAGTCGAAGATGTCccatgaaacaaaattgaaaccaAGTACAAGTAAAGAGGACGCTGCAGGCCCTAAAGTAGCACTGAACTACGAACGGATAATTTCTGGAATTACAGTGAAGCTTCCTGTGAAGCCGTACTCCTGCCAGATCGCAGTGATGCATAAT CTCATACAGGGTTGTCTAAAAGGAGTGAACTGCCTTCTGGAAAGTCCCACAGGAACCGGAAAAACCCTGGCTCTGCTCTGTGCTGCTCTTGCATGGCATGATTATTTTTCCG aaaaatttatataa
- the LOC144471710 gene encoding uncharacterized protein LOC144471710 isoform X1 has product MLIIYVITVVFVYVIYIVVKLKIEEWFGRIRMDEFNSEENNLSDNESEMHNSTMIGEECAVEISDDSLEDTVENVKPSTNNLLQFQKSTDSISSDSDVEEVLFMPKSKLKDNGSMFRWDRKSTHLKQNINVEHSDLDSDNDRNQQVKKSKMSHETKLKPSTSKEDAAGPKVALNYERIISGITVKLPVKPYSCQIAVMHNLIQGCLKGVNCLLESPTGTGKTLALLCAALAWHDYFSALEISGNGEQCTDTYISNAAL; this is encoded by the exons ATgcttataatttatgtaattactGTAGTATTTGTATACGTGATTTACATTGTAGTTAAGTTAAAGATCGAAGAGTGGTTCGGAAGAATCAG AATGGACGAGTTTAACTCGGAAGAGAATAATTTGAGTGACAATGAGTCAGAGATGCATAATTCTACAATGATTGGAGAAGAATGCGCTGTGGAAATTAGTGATGATAGTCTAGAAGATACAGTAGAGAACGTAAAGCCTAGTACAAATAATCTGCTACAGTTTCAAAAGTCCACAGACAGCATCTCGTCCGACAGCGATGTGGAAGAGGTACTATTTATGCCCAAATCAAAGTTAAAGGATAATGGTTCGATGTTTAGGTGGGACAGGAAAAGTACACACTTGAAACAGAATATAAACGTAGAGCACAGTGATTTGGACAGTGATAATGATAGAAATCAACAAGTAAAGAAGTCGAAGATGTCccatgaaacaaaattgaaaccaAGTACAAGTAAAGAGGACGCTGCAGGCCCTAAAGTAGCACTGAACTACGAACGGATAATTTCTGGAATTACAGTGAAGCTTCCTGTGAAGCCGTACTCCTGCCAGATCGCAGTGATGCATAAT CTCATACAGGGTTGTCTAAAAGGAGTGAACTGCCTTCTGGAAAGTCCCACAGGAACCGGAAAAACCCTGGCTCTGCTCTGTGCTGCTCTTGCATGGCATGATTATTTTTCCG